The DNA region GAAAGTCAACAAAAAAGGGTGGCGAAGCCACCCACACATGTTGATGAAGAGCCAAGAAAATACGAAGGGGCTAAATCTTTATGGATTTTCTGTTCTTCCCTCTATTTTGCAAAATATACATGGAGGTAACAGTTTTGACCAAGCTGCTTTTTGGACCTCGGGAACAGAAAGATCTTGTGGTGCAAACTATCATTATGAGTTCAATGGAGATGATTCTGCCGCAACCAAAGTTCTTTCTGGGCTAGTTTTAAATTACAGAAACGCCATGCCTGTACGTTGCCTTCGTGACGAACCTTATGACGGCACCCTTGTAAGCGACCCCGTTTCAACCACAACCCACAAAACACCGACTATAGAGTTTTATTTGAATCCCAATAAAACTTATGGTGAATTTACGGATGAACGCGATGGTCATGTCTATAAGACGATTGAAATAGATGGTCAAACTTGGATGGCCCAGAATCTGAATTATGAAACGCCAGACGGAACGAGTCTCTGTTTTAAAGACGATGAAAAAATTTGTGAATCTTTTGGACGACAGTACCGTTGGCCAGTCGCCATTGATTCCGCAAAAATCGGCATTAGAAGTGGTGACCATATTCCTGCGGATTCCGTTGTGCAGGGAATATGCCCTACAGGTTGGCACGTTCCCTCTGTCAATGAGTGGGGAACACTGTTGATGGCCGCCGCCTCGGATTCTATTCACTCGTCAAACGACATCTATTTTAAAGATGCCATCGATAAACTTTCGTCAAAAAAATTATGGCTACAAGGGGCAAATCATAGCGATGATTATGGATTATCCTTACTTCCCGCTTTTAACAGAATAAAAGGCATCTATCTTACCACATTTGGATTTTATGATAGTTTTGGCTCCCTAAGCACTTATACAGTTACTTTGGAAAATGAATGGGATGGTAGGCTTACTTTAAAGTACCAACGGTCTAGTAGTAATTTGATGGCAATGCTACGTTGTATTAAGGACGGTAGTGAAGTCCGTTATCCGGCAAAGGCTGAAAAGGCGGATTCATGTAATGTAAATGGTGTAGACAACTGCGAATACGGAACCCTTACCGACAAACGAGATGGCAGTACTTACAAGACCATAAAGATTGGTAAGCAGGAATGGATGGCCGAAAATTTACGGTATGCCGATAGCGTAAAGACTCCGAGCCTGAAAAACCGAATTCGATGCATAGAAGGCCAGGAGGCAAACTGCGAGAAATACGGAAGACTTTATTCTTGGTTTGCCGCTATGGATTCTGCACGTTATTACACCTCGCCAAAGGATTCTTTGTGCAGCTGTAAAAACATTTGTGCGGTGGAGCGGAATCACCAGGGAATTTGCCCTGATGGGTGGCGCCTGCCCAATCGAATCGACTTCGAAATTTTAAACAAATCGACAGACGCCCGTCGATATGATGCTGGAGGCGGAGTCCCCCTTGCCAGTGCCGGAGAATGGAACGAACTGCTGCTCAGATCCGACTCGTTAGAGGCTAACGTCTATGGCTTTAGCGTTCTTCCTACTATTTGGGATAATGAACCCTTGGAAAAAACAGCAAGAACAAGAATATGGACGAGTACTGTTCGCTATCACAGTTCTAACAATCCCATTGTGTTCGTCCAATTTTTGTATGGCAATGGTCGAAACAACACCACAGCGCCTCTCCGATGGGATTTGTATGAAGATGGCGGGTGTCGAGATTACATGAGCATTCGATGCATCAAGGAATGATTTTTTTTTCAAACTTGACTAGACGCTAAGTTCGACGCAAAGATCGAGACCCCAGAGGAATTCAACGAAGAAACTTCCGTACTTGGCTTTTGAATAGCAAAAGAGCCCGCTTAAGTCTATGCCGGCTTTTTTTGCAATGGAATAATCCTTACGAAGGATTTATATAAAGCCGGATCACGTTAGTCTTTTATGCAACGGATGGACATTTTGGGGTGAGCATTGGTTCTTCCAATCGTGTCACCAAAGATAATCGCGTAAGCTGCATCTTCGGTAAACATTGTTGATGTCCAAAAATATGCGTAGCGATACATATATTCAATTTTTCGACCAGAGTGTCCTCCTGCCGGTATTGCACTAAATCCACAGTCGTCACTTCCATTTCCGCCACTAGCCTCCTCTGTCCAAAGTTGGGTTGATTTCAATCTTTTTGCTGTGGCATCATCCTGATATTTACCCACTAGATTTATTAGTTTATCCCATTCATCACTAGATGGCACATGCCATCCAGTCGGGCAAATAGAATCAACCATTGCATAATTCATTGGTGCTTCATTCTTTCCGTTTTCTAACAAAGAGTAAAAACGCCCCCAAAAATCGCAGTTTAATTCATCATTGTCATAGCAGGCGCTGTAATCTGCGACATGGTTCAAGTTCTCTGCCATCCAGACCTGGTCACCGATGGTCGTGTATTTATACACCTGGCCATCGCGTTCATCCACGAACGTTCCGCGATTCGGCATGCCGTAGCCGTTCGTTCCTTCTGCAGGGCAAACTGATGATGCGTCAAAACCTTCGTCTGCGTCGGTAGCGCAGGCATTCAAAAACAACAAAACGAAAGGAACAACAAGCAGCAAGGATTTTTTCATTCTACACCCTATTTTTACCGTAATCTAGCCACGTTAGGAAATATAAAAATTCGAAACAATGGCATCAAAAATTTTCTATATTCTTTTGCAGTTCAACATAACACCGTCCGACGTGTGGTGAGGAAAGGCATTGCCTTAATGCCTATTCCATAGGTCCCGGGGCGGAAAAGACATAACCTCGCATTAGCGGATAAGAAAGTGACTAGGCCAAATTTCTGGCAGATGTCACAGGCACTTCAGGTGCCCAGCAGGATGAGGGTCAGTGAGTAGCGCGGCTGACCAGGGGAGAGAGCCTCCGCCTGCGAAATGCGAGGTACAATGGTCGATTCCTCGCAAAATATGGAACGGCCAGAAAATCTAAGCAATGAAAAATTCAATCATCGACTCTCATTTTGTCGACGATATTTGTCGCATCATCAATGAGGGGCAAGCAGGAGCATCGAAGGCTGTAGTCTCCGTTGCAATCACAACCTATTGGAACATTGGCAAGCGCATTGTTGAAGAAGAACAGTGCGGCGCTATGCGAGCTCAATACGGAAAAAGAATAGTATCGGAACTTGCAGAAAAATTGAAAACTTTATATGGAGCAGGCTATGGCAAGCGCAACTTAGCTTACTATAGAAGGTTTTATTTGGTTTTCCCTAACTACGAGATTTTGCACACGTGTGTGCAAAATTTAAGCTGGTCTCACATTCGCCTGTTAATCCATATTGAAAACGAGGAGGAAAGGCAATGGTATTTGACCGAGACAATTTCTGGTACATGGAGTGTTCGTACTTTGGAACGTAATATTGCATCACAATATTATGGTCGAAGACTTTTAGTACAGCGAACAGATCAGTCCTCGGCAAAAACGAAGGAAGATGTGAGAAAATCTCCTGAAAATTTTATAAAGAATCCTCTTATAGCAGACTTTTTGCAGTTTCATCAAAACTCAAGATATACAGAAACTCAGCTAGAACAAGCCTTGATTGACAATCTCCAGCAATTTATTCTGGAGTTAGGCAAAGGATATGACATATATGCCGTCAGAAGAGGAACTTAAAAATGTGATAGAATCGCAGAAAAGGTTTTTTCAGGAACAAACTGAAAAGGTTGAAATCTTCAATTTCTCGAAATAATAGCACACAATATAAGGAGTTTAAAATGGATTTTATTGGTGAAAAAGAGCTATCTTCAAATGGAATGGTAGAAGTATCATTTTTGCCCGACGAAGATGACATGCGAAAGTTCAAGGAAAAAGCCCTGGCCGCAGGAATCCCGTACCAGACGCTTTTGAATTCTCTAGTGCATTGCTACGTGACCGGCCAGATTATCATCCCTGATCCTGTATA from Fibrobacter sp. includes:
- a CDS encoding PDDEXK nuclease domain-containing protein, with translation MKNSIIDSHFVDDICRIINEGQAGASKAVVSVAITTYWNIGKRIVEEEQCGAMRAQYGKRIVSELAEKLKTLYGAGYGKRNLAYYRRFYLVFPNYEILHTCVQNLSWSHIRLLIHIENEEERQWYLTETISGTWSVRTLERNIASQYYGRRLLVQRTDQSSAKTKEDVRKSPENFIKNPLIADFLQFHQNSRYTETQLEQALIDNLQQFILELGKGYDIYAVRRGT